In a genomic window of Halobiforma lacisalsi AJ5:
- a CDS encoding elongation factor EF-2, which yields MGRRKKIVQECERLMDEPENIRNIAIAAHVDHGKTTLSDNLLAGAGMISDETAGEQLAMDTEEDEQERGITIDAANVSMTHEYEGTNHLINLIDTPGHVDFGGDVTRAMRAVDGALVVVDAVEGAMPQTETVLRQALREGVKPTLFINKVDRLISELQEGPEEMQERLLSVIRDVNELIRGMTEDMDDVDDWTVSVEDGTVGFGSALYKWGVSMPSMQRTGMDFAEIMELERADKRQELHEKTPLSDVVLDMVCEHFPNPVDAQPRRIPRIWRGDDDTELAENMRLVDEDGEVVFMVTDISMDPHAGEIASGRVFSGSLEKGQELYVSGTAGKNRIQSVGVFMGGEREEVDEVPAGNIAAVTGLKDAIAGSTVSSTEMTPFESIEHISEPVITKSVEAQNMDDLPKLIETLRQVSKEDPTIQIDINEDTGEHLISGQGELHLEVITQRIEKNQGIPVNTGEPIVVFREQPQEPSAEVEGISPNRHNRFYISIEPMTDELVDTIKLGEASMDMPEQERREALQEAGMDKDTSQNVETIHGTNVLIDDTKGIQHLNETMELVVEGLEEALDNGPLANEPVQGTLIRLHDARLHEDTIHRGPAQVIPAVREAVHNALIDGKIKMLEPMQDVRIDVPNDHMGAASGEIQGRRGRVDDMYQEGDLMVVEGIAPVGEMIGFASDIRSATEGRASWNTENAGFEVMSDSLQREKIMEIRERKGMKLELPEQIDYI from the coding sequence ATGGGCCGACGCAAGAAGATCGTCCAAGAGTGTGAACGGCTGATGGACGAACCGGAGAACATCCGGAACATCGCCATCGCCGCTCACGTCGACCACGGGAAAACGACTCTCTCCGACAACCTGCTGGCTGGTGCGGGCATGATCTCCGACGAGACTGCCGGCGAACAGCTCGCGATGGACACGGAGGAAGACGAGCAGGAACGTGGGATCACCATCGACGCGGCGAACGTCTCGATGACCCACGAGTACGAGGGTACCAACCACCTCATCAACCTCATCGACACGCCGGGCCACGTCGACTTCGGTGGCGACGTCACCCGTGCGATGCGCGCCGTCGACGGTGCGCTCGTCGTCGTCGACGCCGTCGAAGGGGCGATGCCCCAGACCGAGACCGTCCTGCGCCAGGCACTGCGCGAGGGCGTCAAGCCGACCCTGTTCATCAACAAGGTCGACCGCCTGATCTCCGAACTGCAGGAAGGCCCCGAGGAGATGCAGGAGCGACTCCTCTCGGTCATCCGCGACGTCAACGAACTCATCCGCGGGATGACCGAGGACATGGACGACGTCGACGACTGGACCGTCTCCGTCGAGGACGGCACCGTCGGCTTCGGTTCCGCGCTGTACAAGTGGGGCGTCTCTATGCCGTCGATGCAGCGTACCGGGATGGACTTCGCCGAGATCATGGAACTCGAGCGCGCCGACAAGCGCCAGGAACTCCACGAGAAGACCCCGCTGTCGGACGTCGTGCTCGACATGGTCTGTGAGCACTTCCCCAACCCCGTCGACGCCCAGCCCCGACGTATCCCGCGTATCTGGCGTGGCGACGACGACACCGAACTCGCCGAGAACATGCGCCTGGTCGACGAGGACGGCGAGGTCGTCTTCATGGTCACCGACATCTCGATGGACCCCCACGCCGGCGAGATCGCCTCCGGTCGCGTCTTCTCGGGTAGCCTCGAGAAGGGCCAGGAGCTGTACGTCTCCGGGACGGCGGGCAAGAACCGCATTCAGTCCGTCGGCGTCTTCATGGGTGGCGAACGCGAGGAAGTCGACGAGGTTCCCGCGGGGAACATCGCTGCGGTGACGGGGCTGAAAGACGCCATCGCCGGCTCGACCGTCTCGAGCACGGAGATGACGCCGTTCGAGTCGATCGAACACATCTCCGAGCCGGTCATCACGAAGTCCGTCGAGGCCCAGAACATGGACGACCTGCCGAAGCTGATCGAGACGCTGCGCCAGGTCTCCAAGGAGGACCCGACGATCCAGATCGACATCAACGAGGACACCGGCGAGCACCTGATCTCCGGGCAGGGTGAACTCCACCTCGAGGTCATCACCCAGCGTATCGAGAAGAATCAGGGCATCCCGGTCAACACCGGTGAGCCGATCGTCGTCTTCCGCGAACAGCCCCAGGAACCCAGCGCCGAGGTCGAGGGGATCTCGCCGAACCGCCACAACCGCTTCTACATCTCCATCGAGCCGATGACGGACGAACTCGTCGACACGATCAAGCTCGGCGAGGCGTCGATGGACATGCCCGAGCAGGAACGCCGCGAGGCCCTGCAGGAAGCCGGCATGGACAAGGACACGTCCCAGAACGTCGAGACCATCCACGGGACGAACGTCCTCATCGACGATACGAAGGGTATCCAGCACCTGAACGAGACGATGGAACTCGTCGTCGAGGGGCTCGAGGAGGCCCTGGACAACGGTCCGCTCGCCAACGAGCCGGTTCAGGGGACGCTCATCCGCCTGCACGACGCCCGACTCCACGAGGACACCATCCACCGCGGTCCGGCCCAGGTCATCCCTGCGGTCCGTGAAGCGGTCCACAACGCCCTGATCGACGGCAAGATCAAGATGCTCGAGCCGATGCAGGACGTCCGCATCGACGTGCCCAACGACCACATGGGCGCCGCTTCGGGCGAGATCCAGGGCCGTCGTGGCCGCGTCGACGACATGTACCAGGAAGGCGATCTGATGGTCGTCGAGGGCATCGCGCCCGTCGGCGAGATGATCGGGTTCGCTTCCGACATCCGCTCCGCGACCGAGGGTCGCGCGTCCTGGAACACGGAGAACGCCGGCTTCGAGGTCATGTCCGACTCGCTCCAGCGCGAGAAGATCATGGAGATCCGCGAGCGCAAGGGCATGAAGCTCGAACTGCCCGAGCAGATCGACTACATCTAA
- the serS gene encoding serine--tRNA ligase has protein sequence MLDRTYVRENPDEVRDALDNRGADVDLDEILDLDERWRELKARGDELRHERNQITEQIGQLVAEGKQEEKDEAIEQSKELKAEIEDVEAEADDLQEELRDRILEVPQVPHESVPLGVDERHNVEDRRWGFDDLRDVPEDVTPHYELGEEMDIIDEDRGAKTTGSGFYFLKGDGARLEHALIQFMMDVHREQGYVDLFPPVPVKSAAMRGTGQLPKFADDAYRIGGSNDEEYEEEDLWLCPTAEVPVTNMYAGDILLQDDLPLKHQAYTPNFRREAGEHGTETRGIVRVHQFNKVELVNFVEPENSYDRLEELLDEAEEVLRRLELPYRILELCTGDLTFASAKTYDIEVWAPADDMDDGPDRGGRWLEVSSASNFEDFQARRAGLRYRPERHESAEYLHTLNASGLAIPRVMVAILEYYQNEDGTVTVPEALRPYMDGQEVIEGHEKVGEAALGAGERE, from the coding sequence ATGCTTGACCGGACGTACGTACGCGAGAATCCCGACGAGGTTCGGGACGCACTCGACAACCGGGGTGCCGACGTCGACCTCGACGAGATTCTCGACCTCGACGAGCGGTGGCGGGAACTGAAAGCTCGCGGCGACGAACTCCGCCACGAGCGCAACCAGATCACCGAGCAGATCGGCCAACTGGTCGCGGAGGGGAAACAGGAGGAGAAAGACGAGGCCATCGAGCAGTCCAAGGAACTGAAAGCCGAGATCGAGGACGTCGAGGCCGAAGCCGACGACCTCCAGGAGGAACTCCGGGACCGAATACTCGAGGTCCCCCAGGTGCCCCACGAGAGCGTCCCGCTGGGCGTCGACGAGCGACACAACGTCGAGGACCGCCGCTGGGGGTTCGACGACCTGCGGGACGTGCCCGAGGACGTGACACCCCACTACGAACTCGGCGAGGAGATGGACATCATCGACGAGGACCGCGGTGCCAAGACCACCGGTTCCGGCTTCTACTTCCTCAAGGGTGACGGCGCCCGTTTGGAGCACGCGCTCATCCAGTTCATGATGGACGTCCACCGTGAGCAGGGGTACGTCGACCTCTTCCCGCCGGTGCCGGTCAAGAGCGCGGCGATGCGCGGAACCGGCCAGCTCCCCAAGTTCGCCGACGACGCCTACCGCATCGGCGGCAGCAACGACGAGGAGTACGAGGAGGAGGACCTCTGGCTCTGCCCCACGGCGGAGGTCCCGGTCACCAACATGTACGCCGGCGACATCCTCCTGCAGGACGACCTCCCGCTGAAACACCAGGCCTACACGCCGAACTTCCGGCGCGAGGCCGGCGAACACGGGACCGAAACCCGCGGGATCGTCCGCGTCCACCAGTTCAACAAGGTCGAACTGGTCAACTTCGTCGAACCCGAGAACAGCTACGACCGCCTCGAGGAACTGCTCGACGAGGCGGAGGAGGTGCTCCGACGGCTCGAGCTTCCGTACCGCATCCTCGAACTCTGTACCGGTGACCTCACCTTCGCGAGCGCGAAGACCTACGACATCGAGGTCTGGGCCCCCGCTGACGACATGGACGACGGCCCCGACCGCGGCGGCCGCTGGCTCGAGGTCTCGTCGGCGTCGAACTTCGAGGACTTCCAGGCCCGCCGTGCCGGACTGCGCTACCGACCCGAACGCCACGAGTCGGCCGAATACCTGCACACGCTGAACGCCTCTGGCCTCGCGATCCCGCGCGTGATGGTGGCCATCCTCGAGTACTACCAGAACGAGGACGGAACGGTCACGGTTCCGGAGGCACTGCGGCCGTACATGGACGGCCAGGAGGTCATCGAGGGCCACGAGAAGGTCGGCGAAGCCGCGCTGGGTGCGGGCGAACGCGAGTAA
- a CDS encoding potassium channel family protein — translation MDPLEGETSSAPIEYEPVNVKDVLVEMKDTAELLIDLAYSAVLHSSEEIAREVLRLEERMDVLEMRARMGLMMAVRKPKDAEQLAPVLGIVTAADDISDAAGDIAKVVLEDIGLPEAMRTALPEAVETLVRGVVAPDSVYADRTLQDIDLESETGVRVIALRRGDEWLLNPGPTTTIRGDDVALLRGPEIAIGDVCETMTGTGYEPPTADTPDVEDLERAVDTIVHMKNLSELAVDLAYSAVLFDSEALAEEVRNLEVEVDALESRFEAWTLRAAGDAPDPVALRGLIHLGSATEVISDAAIDISEGVLREIDVHPVVQLAVEESDEIITRVEVEPGSELDGKEIVAGVPDTETTMSVIAVRRPDEGWLLVGDANAEIRGGDVLISKGTRTAAAAFDEMSEP, via the coding sequence ATGGATCCGCTCGAGGGCGAGACGTCGTCGGCACCGATCGAGTACGAGCCCGTCAACGTCAAGGACGTACTCGTCGAGATGAAGGACACGGCGGAGTTGCTGATCGACCTCGCCTACTCCGCGGTGCTTCACTCGAGCGAGGAGATTGCCCGGGAGGTGCTTCGACTCGAGGAACGGATGGACGTCCTCGAGATGCGCGCGCGGATGGGGCTGATGATGGCCGTCCGCAAGCCGAAAGACGCCGAACAGCTCGCGCCCGTTCTGGGGATCGTCACCGCCGCCGACGACATCAGCGACGCTGCCGGCGACATCGCAAAGGTCGTCCTCGAGGACATCGGCCTGCCGGAGGCGATGCGGACCGCCCTGCCGGAGGCCGTCGAGACGCTGGTCCGCGGAGTGGTAGCCCCCGATTCGGTGTACGCCGACCGCACGCTCCAGGACATCGACCTCGAGTCCGAGACCGGCGTCCGAGTGATCGCGCTCCGACGCGGGGACGAGTGGCTGCTCAACCCCGGTCCGACGACGACGATCAGGGGCGACGACGTCGCACTCCTGCGCGGTCCCGAGATCGCCATCGGCGACGTCTGCGAGACGATGACCGGCACGGGCTACGAGCCGCCGACCGCAGACACCCCCGACGTCGAGGACCTCGAGCGGGCGGTCGACACGATCGTCCACATGAAGAACCTCTCGGAACTGGCCGTCGACCTGGCCTACAGCGCCGTCCTCTTCGACAGCGAGGCCCTGGCCGAGGAGGTTCGGAACCTCGAGGTCGAGGTCGACGCCCTCGAGTCGCGGTTCGAGGCCTGGACGCTCCGGGCGGCCGGGGACGCGCCCGACCCCGTCGCCCTGCGGGGCCTGATCCACCTGGGCAGCGCGACCGAGGTGATCAGCGACGCGGCGATCGACATCAGCGAGGGCGTGCTCCGGGAGATCGACGTCCATCCGGTCGTCCAGTTGGCCGTCGAGGAGAGCGACGAGATCATCACCCGCGTCGAGGTCGAACCGGGCAGCGAACTCGACGGCAAGGAGATCGTCGCCGGCGTCCCGGATACGGAGACGACGATGTCGGTGATCGCCGTCCGGCGGCCCGACGAAGGATGGTTGCTCGTCGGCGACGCGAACGCCGAAATCCGCGGCGGCGACGTGCTCATCTCGAAGGGGACCCGGACGGCGGCCGCGGCGTTCGACGAGATGTCCGAGCCCTGA
- a CDS encoding carboxymuconolactone decarboxylase family protein yields MASEDTRQEIEETLGQVPSWMETIADPAIEHSWGLFRDLTFGENELSAREKGLIGVGVAAAIGCPYCTYFHKEEARLADVGEAELEEAVNLASSTRYFSTILHGNEIDLEEFESETDEMVDYLEQGEVAADD; encoded by the coding sequence ATGGCATCGGAAGACACACGACAGGAGATCGAGGAAACGCTCGGACAGGTACCGAGTTGGATGGAGACGATCGCTGATCCCGCGATCGAGCACAGTTGGGGACTGTTCCGGGACCTCACGTTCGGCGAGAACGAACTCTCGGCCCGGGAGAAAGGGCTCATCGGCGTTGGCGTTGCGGCCGCGATCGGCTGCCCGTACTGCACCTACTTCCACAAGGAGGAGGCACGGCTGGCGGACGTCGGCGAGGCCGAACTCGAGGAGGCGGTCAACCTTGCGAGTTCGACCAGGTACTTCTCGACGATACTGCACGGCAACGAGATCGATCTCGAGGAGTTCGAATCGGAGACCGACGAGATGGTCGACTACCTCGAGCAGGGGGAGGTGGCGGCGGACGATTGA
- a CDS encoding magnesium transporter, which produces MVSQPQHGQGSLGSWNWTSIVGNMFPLLVALSIIVLWAGITLEGAEEMLEEYAILAVMVPTMIDMGGNLGAILSSRLSTRFHLGTTELDPTDRVLWSNVGAILALAATIFTALAFGAYALGVLVGSPLPLSTLLTISLLSGMSVAVIAIVFSFAATYGSYRLGIDPDDTTIPIVTNVVDVFGMLIFIGVSGLVLGF; this is translated from the coding sequence ATGGTCTCCCAGCCCCAGCACGGGCAGGGGTCGCTCGGCTCCTGGAACTGGACCTCGATCGTCGGCAACATGTTTCCGCTGCTCGTGGCGCTGTCGATCATCGTCCTCTGGGCCGGCATCACCCTCGAGGGGGCCGAGGAGATGCTCGAGGAGTACGCGATCCTCGCGGTGATGGTACCGACGATGATCGACATGGGTGGCAACCTCGGCGCGATCCTCTCCTCGCGGCTCTCGACGCGGTTTCACCTGGGGACGACCGAACTCGATCCGACCGATCGCGTGCTGTGGTCGAACGTGGGTGCGATCCTGGCCCTGGCCGCGACGATCTTCACGGCGCTTGCGTTCGGCGCGTACGCACTCGGCGTGCTCGTCGGGTCGCCGCTTCCACTGTCGACGCTGCTCACCATCTCGCTGCTCAGCGGGATGTCCGTCGCCGTCATCGCGATCGTTTTCAGCTTCGCGGCGACGTACGGCTCCTATCGGCTCGGGATCGACCCCGACGACACGACGATCCCGATCGTCACCAACGTCGTCGACGTCTTCGGGATGCTCATCTTCATCGGCGTTTCGGGGCTGGTGCTGGGGTTCTGA
- a CDS encoding magnesium transporter: MSVRGDFWSIYREALPILLVALGGGLFAGLVLEDILESVERFPGLLVMVPVFLATRGNVYGALGGRISSGLHQGLLDPQFERNDRLVNAVLASLVNGIGISIVIGVITWAALLVLGWEVAALSELVGIMLVAGTLTSVVMIVGLLGLIFAGYNRGYDPDNLVGPIVTTLGDIFGMLFMLFSIGFVEVLA; the protein is encoded by the coding sequence ATGAGCGTTCGGGGCGACTTCTGGTCGATCTATCGCGAGGCGCTCCCGATCCTGCTGGTCGCGCTCGGCGGGGGCCTGTTCGCCGGACTCGTGCTCGAGGACATCCTCGAGAGCGTCGAGCGGTTTCCGGGGTTGCTCGTGATGGTGCCGGTCTTTCTCGCGACGCGGGGGAACGTCTACGGGGCGCTCGGCGGGCGCATCTCGAGCGGCCTCCACCAGGGGCTGCTAGACCCGCAGTTCGAACGGAACGATCGGCTCGTCAACGCCGTGCTCGCCTCGCTCGTCAACGGGATCGGGATCTCGATCGTCATCGGCGTCATCACCTGGGCTGCACTCCTGGTACTGGGATGGGAGGTCGCCGCGCTGTCCGAACTGGTCGGGATCATGCTCGTCGCGGGCACCCTGACGTCGGTCGTCATGATCGTCGGCCTGCTCGGGCTGATCTTTGCCGGGTACAACCGCGGCTACGACCCGGACAACCTCGTCGGACCCATCGTCACGACGCTCGGTGACATCTTCGGGATGCTGTTTATGCTGTTCTCGATCGGCTTCGTGGAGGTGCTCGCCTGA
- the crcB gene encoding fluoride efflux transporter CrcB — MTLPLEALADVLTAPPTVSFAFDPQPAHLVGTGGAIGAVLRHWVYLQFSSERFPWPTLAVNAIGSFVLGFVVFAGVGESTAQLVGIGVCGSFTTFSSFSVETVQLYERGDRLRAVANAAGNLLLSLAAIGLAWGVVSGAPA; from the coding sequence GTGACGCTCCCGCTCGAGGCGCTCGCAGACGTTCTGACGGCACCCCCAACTGTCTCGTTCGCGTTCGACCCCCAGCCCGCCCACCTGGTCGGTACGGGCGGCGCAATCGGCGCCGTCCTCCGTCACTGGGTCTACCTGCAGTTCTCGAGCGAACGGTTTCCCTGGCCGACGCTCGCGGTGAACGCGATCGGCAGTTTCGTCCTCGGGTTCGTGGTCTTCGCCGGCGTCGGCGAGTCGACGGCCCAGTTGGTGGGAATCGGCGTCTGCGGCTCGTTCACGACGTTCTCCTCGTTTTCGGTCGAAACCGTGCAACTGTACGAGCGCGGGGATCGGCTGCGGGCGGTCGCCAACGCGGCGGGGAACCTCCTGCTCTCGCTCGCGGCGATCGGTCTCGCGTGGGGGGTCGTCTCCGGAGCGCCGGCCTGA
- a CDS encoding fluoride efflux transporter FluC, translating to MTADHSLVRLETLALVAIGGFAGSNLRFLATDLLADVPGILLVNAVGSAALAFLVYEAEYAGLVGRRSRVVFTTGFLSSLTTYSTFAVQTALAGDPLLVVGIVAGNYGLGFAGVVAGRSLARRVANGTGSAVGGGETA from the coding sequence ATGACAGCCGACCACTCCCTCGTTCGACTCGAGACGTTGGCACTCGTCGCCATCGGCGGGTTCGCCGGTTCGAACCTCCGGTTTTTAGCGACGGACCTGCTCGCGGACGTGCCGGGGATCCTGCTGGTCAACGCCGTCGGCAGCGCCGCGCTCGCCTTTCTCGTCTACGAGGCGGAGTACGCTGGCCTGGTCGGCCGACGGTCGCGGGTCGTCTTCACGACGGGATTTCTCTCCTCGCTGACGACCTACTCGACGTTCGCGGTCCAGACCGCGCTCGCCGGCGATCCGCTGCTCGTCGTGGGGATCGTCGCCGGGAACTACGGGCTCGGATTCGCGGGCGTCGTGGCCGGTCGTTCGCTCGCGCGTCGGGTCGCCAACGGGACGGGATCGGCCGTCGGAGGGGGTGAGACGGCGTGA
- a CDS encoding cation diffusion facilitator family transporter produces the protein MTDEDGRRAFAKASWVNVLGNTVKILAEGAAGIAFGSVALVADAAHSVADLVSSVVVLVWGRSAFDEPDDTHPHGHARIEPLTALFVGAVLALLGLSLLYDSLQGLLVPDPPDPSPILLGVLAFAIVDMYLVYRYTERVNAALGSAALEALAIDCLNDIYTTFAALVGIVGVLLGQSLLDPIAGGLVSLLVVYQGVEIARENVDYLVGAAPGSEKRAAITRALRDHPDVEGVHDLTVFYDGTLLEVEVHVEVDGDMPFRQAHDIESELVERLRGLEDVGDAHVHLDPSGIGEWKDRPEGRWRDERRSGEQSANGRGEAGSR, from the coding sequence ATGACCGACGAGGACGGGCGACGTGCGTTCGCGAAGGCATCGTGGGTCAACGTCCTCGGGAATACGGTAAAGATCCTCGCCGAGGGCGCTGCGGGGATCGCTTTCGGCAGCGTCGCCCTGGTCGCGGACGCGGCCCACTCGGTCGCGGACCTCGTCTCGAGCGTCGTCGTCCTCGTCTGGGGGCGCAGCGCATTCGACGAACCGGACGACACCCATCCTCACGGCCACGCCCGGATCGAACCGCTGACGGCGCTGTTCGTGGGTGCGGTCCTCGCCCTGCTCGGGCTGTCGCTGCTGTACGACTCCCTGCAGGGACTCCTCGTCCCGGACCCGCCGGACCCCAGTCCGATCCTGCTGGGCGTGCTCGCGTTCGCGATCGTCGACATGTACCTCGTCTACCGCTACACCGAACGCGTCAACGCCGCCCTCGGCTCGGCCGCGCTCGAGGCGCTGGCGATCGACTGCCTGAACGACATCTACACCACGTTCGCCGCGCTCGTCGGGATCGTCGGCGTGTTGCTCGGCCAGTCCCTGCTCGACCCGATCGCCGGTGGACTGGTCAGCCTGCTGGTCGTCTACCAGGGCGTCGAGATCGCCCGCGAGAACGTCGACTACCTCGTCGGGGCCGCACCGGGTTCGGAGAAACGGGCCGCGATCACCCGGGCGCTGCGGGACCACCCCGACGTGGAGGGCGTCCACGACCTGACGGTCTTCTACGATGGGACCCTTCTCGAGGTCGAGGTCCACGTCGAGGTCGACGGCGACATGCCGTTCCGGCAGGCCCACGACATCGAGTCGGAACTCGTCGAGCGCCTGCGGGGCCTCGAGGACGTCGGCGACGCTCACGTCCATCTCGATCCCTCCGGCATCGGGGAGTGGAAGGATCGGCCGGAGGGTCGCTGGCGGGACGAGCGCCGATCGGGCGAGCAGTCGGCGAACGGCCGCGGCGAGGCTGGTTCCCGGTAA
- a CDS encoding MBL fold metallo-hydrolase: MERGELTEVTTGDCSDLYYLDTGMYDTDGYGAAYVLDAEQPAVVETGIGTNHERILAALAELDIAREELAVIAVTHIHLDHAGGAGFLAEACPNADVCVHAAGASLLADPGRLVAGTKAAVGDQWEFYTEPKPIPEDRIREIEGGDVVDLGDHELRVHEAPGHAFHQVVFEDPENDAVFTGDAAGIWIPGTEEIVETSPPSDFDLEQCLEDLETIGEIDPGVLLYTHFGPRKVGDDLEDALAEYGDVLSTWVEAVESKRRELEDDEAVVDHFAETVGSERADTWGERKASAEAAMNVRGVLGYLDGE, encoded by the coding sequence ATGGAACGCGGCGAACTCACCGAAGTGACGACCGGCGACTGTTCGGACCTCTACTACCTCGACACCGGCATGTACGATACGGACGGCTACGGGGCCGCCTACGTGCTCGACGCGGAGCAGCCCGCCGTCGTCGAGACCGGCATCGGGACCAACCACGAGCGGATCCTCGCGGCGCTTGCGGAACTCGACATCGCCCGCGAGGAACTGGCGGTCATCGCCGTGACCCACATCCACCTCGACCACGCCGGCGGCGCGGGCTTTCTCGCCGAGGCGTGTCCGAACGCCGACGTCTGCGTCCACGCCGCGGGCGCGAGCCTGCTCGCCGATCCGGGACGGCTGGTCGCGGGGACGAAAGCCGCCGTCGGCGACCAGTGGGAGTTCTACACGGAACCGAAGCCGATTCCCGAGGACCGGATCCGCGAGATCGAGGGCGGCGACGTCGTCGATCTCGGCGACCACGAACTGCGCGTCCACGAGGCGCCCGGCCACGCCTTCCACCAGGTCGTCTTCGAGGATCCCGAGAACGACGCCGTCTTCACCGGCGACGCCGCCGGCATCTGGATCCCCGGAACGGAGGAGATCGTCGAGACCTCGCCGCCGTCGGACTTCGACCTCGAGCAGTGTCTCGAGGACCTCGAGACGATCGGCGAGATCGATCCCGGCGTCTTACTGTACACCCACTTCGGGCCGCGGAAGGTCGGCGACGACCTCGAGGACGCCCTGGCGGAGTACGGTGACGTCCTCTCGACGTGGGTCGAGGCCGTCGAGTCGAAGCGACGGGAACTCGAGGACGACGAGGCAGTCGTCGACCACTTCGCGGAGACGGTCGGCAGCGAGCGGGCCGACACCTGGGGCGAGCGCAAGGCCAGCGCGGAAGCCGCGATGAACGTCCGGGGCGTACTCGGCTACCTCGACGGGGAGTAA